In Paenibacillus ihbetae, the following are encoded in one genomic region:
- the glnA gene encoding type I glutamate--ammonia ligase, giving the protein MSYTKEDILRICKEENVRFIRLQFTDLLGTIKNVEIPLSQLPKALDNKMMFDGSSIEGYVRIEESDMYLYPDLDTFMIFPWVSEDRVARMICDVYLPDGTPFAGDPRGILKRCLKEAEEMGFTSMNVGPEPEFFLFKTDEKGNPTMELNDQGGYFDLAPTDLGENCRRDIVLTLEEMGFEIEASHHEVAPGQHEIDFKYADAVKAADQIQTFKLVVKTIARQHGLIATFMPKPIFGVNGSGMHCNQSLFKGSENAFVDESDELGLSKTARHYMAGILKHARAFTVITNPTVNSYKRLVPGYEAPCYVAWSASNRSPMIRIPASRGLSTRIEVRNPDPAANPYLALAVMLKAGLDGIKRELALPAPIDRNIYVMSEEERIEEGIPSLPADLKEALNELVRNEVICEALGDHALAHFYELKEIEWDMYRTQVHQWERDQYITMY; this is encoded by the coding sequence GTGAGTTATACCAAAGAGGACATACTACGCATTTGTAAAGAGGAAAATGTTCGTTTTATCCGCTTGCAGTTCACCGATTTGCTCGGGACGATCAAGAACGTTGAAATTCCGCTAAGCCAACTGCCCAAAGCGCTTGATAATAAAATGATGTTTGACGGTTCTTCCATCGAGGGATACGTGCGTATCGAAGAATCCGATATGTATCTGTATCCGGACCTGGATACGTTTATGATTTTCCCATGGGTATCCGAAGATCGCGTTGCCCGTATGATTTGCGACGTGTATTTGCCTGACGGAACGCCATTTGCCGGAGATCCTCGTGGTATACTCAAGAGATGCCTGAAGGAAGCCGAGGAAATGGGCTTCACCTCGATGAATGTCGGCCCAGAGCCGGAGTTCTTCTTGTTCAAGACCGATGAGAAGGGCAATCCGACGATGGAATTGAATGACCAGGGCGGATACTTTGACCTCGCGCCAACGGACCTTGGCGAGAACTGCCGCCGCGATATCGTATTGACCCTGGAAGAGATGGGCTTCGAGATCGAAGCTTCCCACCATGAGGTAGCTCCGGGGCAGCATGAAATCGACTTTAAATATGCGGACGCCGTGAAGGCGGCCGACCAGATTCAAACCTTCAAGCTGGTCGTCAAGACGATTGCCCGCCAGCATGGCCTGATCGCAACGTTTATGCCGAAGCCGATCTTCGGGGTGAACGGTTCCGGTATGCACTGCAACCAGTCGCTCTTCAAAGGTTCGGAGAATGCCTTCGTAGACGAGTCGGATGAGCTCGGCCTGAGCAAGACGGCACGCCATTACATGGCAGGCATCCTGAAGCATGCCCGTGCATTCACGGTGATTACCAACCCGACGGTCAACTCGTATAAGCGTCTTGTACCAGGCTATGAAGCACCTTGTTACGTGGCATGGTCTGCGAGCAACCGGAGCCCGATGATTCGTATTCCGGCTTCCCGCGGGCTGAGCACGCGGATCGAGGTTCGTAACCCGGATCCGGCCGCCAACCCTTACCTGGCCCTTGCAGTTATGCTGAAAGCCGGTCTTGACGGCATCAAGCGCGAGCTGGCACTGCCGGCGCCGATTGACCGCAACATTTATGTGATGAGCGAAGAGGAGCGGATCGAGGAAGGCATACCAAGCCTGCCGGCCGACCTGAAGGAAGCGCTGAATGAGCTGGTCCGCAATGAGGTAATCTGCGAGGCGCTCGGCGACCATGCACTGGCTCACTTCTATGAGTTGAAAGAGATCGAGTGGGACATGTACCGCACGCAAGTTCACCAATGGGAACGCGATCAGTACATCACCATGTATTAA
- a CDS encoding MerR family transcriptional regulator — protein MGDEIRRNMALFPIGIVMKLTDLSARQIRYYEQHNLIVPARTSGNQRLFSFNDVERLLEIKALIEKGVNIAGIKQVMNPVTKESEEATVITADTESKRREMSESQLRRLLKQELITAKRPGQVSLIQGELSRFFNK, from the coding sequence ATGGGTGATGAGATTCGGAGGAATATGGCGCTATTTCCGATCGGCATCGTAATGAAGCTTACGGATTTATCCGCCAGACAAATTCGTTATTATGAACAGCATAATTTGATTGTCCCCGCACGCACATCAGGTAATCAGCGCCTGTTCTCCTTCAATGATGTCGAGCGTCTCCTGGAGATCAAGGCATTGATTGAGAAGGGCGTCAATATCGCCGGCATCAAGCAGGTCATGAACCCTGTCACGAAGGAGTCCGAGGAGGCAACCGTGATTACGGCGGATACGGAGAGCAAACGACGGGAAATGTCGGAGTCTCAGCTTCGGCGTTTACTGAAGCAGGAATTGATTACCGCTAAAAGACCGGGTCAGGTTTCATTGATTCAAGGGGAGTTATCCCGGTTTTTTAATAAATAA